A genomic stretch from bacterium includes:
- the thrS gene encoding threonine--tRNA ligase — protein sequence MTFNLDAYRHSTAHVLADAVLRLFPGTKLGIGPAIENGFYYDFEREGRFSEADFDAIEVKMREIVAQDLPFEREALSRDEALALFSGLGQDYKVELIKNLPEGEEITVYRHGDFVDLCKGPHVRSTGELGVFKLTSVAGAYWLGDEKNPMLQRIYGAAFATEEQLKEQLRLLSEAKLRDHRLLGRQLDLFSIDERVGAGLVYWHPRGATLKRLIEDFWIGEHLRRGYELVSTPHIAKSTLWETSGHYGYYKENMYVLPVGNEEYVLKPMNCPLHLQIYKSRVRSYRELPIRYAELGTVYRRERSGTLHGLFRVRGYTCDDAHIFCRADQVEAEVGSVVDLALFMVRELGFEELEIELSLRDTDKQANYIGVPEVWDASESILRRVLQTKHVEFKEVLGEAAFYGPKIDFQLVDVYGHKHQGTTIQLDFNLPERFDLTFVSSSGAEERPVMIHRAILGSIERFVGVFIEHCGGAFPLWVSPVQVAVLPITDAQREYANSVYERLLGSGFRSVLDDRSEKLGFKIREHSKVPYTLIVGGKEAEASNVSVRRRSHGQIGTMTLDEFMARAGEQVRNHEVP from the coding sequence ATGACGTTTAATTTGGACGCATATCGGCACAGCACTGCCCACGTTCTTGCTGATGCTGTGTTGCGACTCTTTCCGGGGACCAAGCTTGGGATTGGCCCGGCGATTGAGAACGGGTTCTATTATGACTTTGAACGGGAGGGCCGGTTCAGCGAGGCGGATTTTGATGCTATTGAGGTCAAGATGCGTGAGATTGTTGCCCAGGACTTACCTTTTGAGAGAGAAGCTCTGTCTAGGGACGAGGCGCTGGCGCTGTTCAGTGGGCTGGGGCAGGATTACAAGGTAGAGCTCATAAAGAATCTGCCGGAGGGGGAGGAGATCACTGTTTATCGGCACGGTGATTTCGTTGACTTGTGCAAGGGTCCTCACGTCAGATCGACAGGAGAGCTGGGCGTCTTCAAGCTGACGTCGGTTGCGGGTGCGTATTGGCTTGGTGACGAGAAGAACCCCATGCTTCAGCGGATATACGGCGCTGCGTTCGCAACGGAGGAGCAGCTTAAGGAGCAGCTTAGGCTGCTTTCTGAGGCGAAGCTGCGCGATCACCGGCTGTTGGGGAGGCAGCTCGACCTTTTCTCGATAGACGAGCGTGTGGGTGCGGGCTTGGTCTATTGGCACCCCAGGGGTGCGACGCTCAAGAGGCTGATTGAGGATTTCTGGATTGGGGAGCATTTGAGACGGGGCTATGAGCTGGTGAGCACGCCTCATATCGCCAAGAGTACACTATGGGAGACGTCGGGGCATTACGGCTACTACAAAGAGAATATGTATGTTCTGCCGGTGGGGAATGAGGAATACGTTCTGAAGCCCATGAATTGTCCCTTGCATCTTCAGATATATAAATCGAGGGTAAGGTCTTATCGCGAGCTTCCGATAAGATACGCAGAGCTCGGGACGGTTTACAGGCGTGAGCGTTCCGGGACATTGCACGGGTTGTTTAGGGTGCGTGGGTACACGTGCGATGACGCGCACATCTTCTGCCGGGCCGACCAGGTGGAGGCCGAGGTTGGCTCTGTGGTTGACCTTGCGCTGTTTATGGTAAGGGAGCTTGGGTTTGAGGAGCTGGAGATCGAGCTGTCTCTTAGGGACACTGATAAGCAGGCGAACTACATTGGCGTGCCAGAGGTCTGGGATGCGTCCGAGTCGATTCTGCGGCGGGTTTTGCAGACCAAGCATGTGGAGTTTAAGGAGGTTCTGGGCGAGGCGGCCTTCTATGGTCCTAAGATTGATTTTCAGCTCGTTGACGTCTATGGCCACAAGCACCAGGGGACTACGATACAGCTTGATTTTAACCTGCCCGAACGGTTTGACTTGACGTTCGTAAGCAGCTCAGGAGCAGAGGAACGGCCTGTAATGATCCACAGGGCGATTCTGGGGTCGATCGAGCGATTCGTCGGCGTATTCATTGAGCACTGCGGCGGTGCGTTTCCGCTGTGGGTCTCGCCGGTGCAAGTTGCGGTGCTGCCTATTACTGATGCTCAACGTGAGTACGCAAACAGCGTCTATGAACGGCTTTTAGGCTCCGGGTTCCGGTCTGTCCTGGATGACCGGAGCGAGAAATTGGGATTCAAGATAAGGGAGCACTCGAAGGTTCCATATACATTGATAGTTGGTGGGAAGGAGGCTGAGGCCTCCAACGTTTCAGTGAGGCGCCGCTCGCACGGCCAGATAGGAACGATGACGCTTGATGAGTTTATGGCGCGGGCGGGCGAGCAGGTGCGAAACCACGAGGTTCCTTAG
- the infC gene encoding translation initiation factor IF-3, with product MSLWRGRASRCETTRFLRRVPIEEKQLRVNGAIRASEVRVISQDGKQLGVMLTRVALRKASDRNMDLVEVDPRAAPPVCKIMNYGKHKYETSKKSHTAKKSQARAQVKEVKFRPRTDLHDFDFKIKHITHFLDEGYKVKVSIWFRGREKLHIDLGGVLLKRVIDAVGDAASVTGEPRFEGRNLSTVLAPRRKRSPKNDEGQVAPNSQVVEGTEASNSQVVEGTEPSNSQVVEGTEASSVQ from the coding sequence ATGAGTTTATGGCGCGGGCGGGCGAGCAGGTGCGAAACCACGAGGTTCCTTAGGAGGGTACCCATAGAAGAGAAACAGCTACGCGTTAATGGGGCAATTCGCGCAAGCGAAGTAAGGGTCATTAGTCAGGACGGCAAGCAGCTCGGTGTAATGCTGACTAGGGTGGCGCTGCGGAAGGCGTCTGACCGCAACATGGATTTGGTGGAGGTTGACCCCAGGGCCGCTCCGCCGGTCTGTAAGATAATGAATTATGGCAAACACAAATATGAGACCAGTAAGAAGTCTCACACTGCCAAGAAGTCTCAGGCGAGGGCCCAGGTCAAGGAGGTCAAGTTTCGGCCGAGGACTGATCTGCACGATTTTGATTTCAAGATAAAGCACATAACGCATTTTTTGGACGAGGGCTACAAGGTCAAGGTAAGCATCTGGTTTAGAGGTCGGGAGAAGCTTCACATCGATCTTGGCGGGGTTCTCCTGAAACGGGTGATCGATGCGGTTGGAGATGCCGCATCTGTGACCGGCGAGCCTCGGTTTGAGGGTAGGAATCTCTCGACTGTCTTGGCTCCTAGGAGGAAGCGCAGCCCAAAGAATGATGAGGGCCAGGTGGCCCCCAACTCGCAGGTAGTCGAGGGCACCGAGGCCAGCAACTCGCAGGTAGTCGAGGGCACCGAGCCCAGCAACTCGCAGGTAGTCGAGGGTACCGAGGCCAGCAGCGTTCAGTAG
- the rpmI gene encoding 50S ribosomal protein L35, whose product MPKLKTSSGAKKRFKVSGTGRIIRNHANKGHLLTKKTRRRKNRLGKPALVSAADRKRISRLLPYS is encoded by the coding sequence ATGCCAAAATTGAAGACTTCAAGCGGAGCGAAGAAGCGATTCAAGGTTTCCGGTACGGGACGCATCATAAGGAACCACGCGAACAAAGGGCATCTTCTTACGAAGAAGACACGAAGGCGAAAGAATAGGTTAGGCAAACCGGCCCTTGTTAGCGCTGCCGATCGCAAGCGTATCTCAAGGCTTTTGCCTTATTCGTGA
- the rplT gene encoding 50S ribosomal protein L20 has translation MPRAKFSVARKRRHKKVLAMAKGYRGGRRKLYKSANETVLRALAFSYRDRRTRKRDFRRLWILRISAAARAHGVRYSEFIHGLGDRQVTLNRKVLSQIAIFDPAGFEKLTQFVASKEA, from the coding sequence ATGCCTAGAGCAAAGTTTTCGGTAGCGCGCAAGCGCCGCCACAAGAAGGTCCTCGCGATGGCCAAGGGCTACCGGGGCGGCCGCCGGAAGCTTTATAAATCTGCCAACGAGACGGTGCTTCGTGCTCTTGCGTTTTCATATAGGGACCGCCGGACGCGCAAGAGGGATTTCAGGCGGCTTTGGATACTACGCATCAGCGCTGCGGCGAGGGCTCACGGGGTAAGATACAGTGAGTTCATTCATGGTCTCGGCGACAGGCAAGTTACGCTGAATCGGAAGGTTCTGTCGCAGATCGCGATATTTGATCCGGCGGGTTTCGAGAAGTTAACCCAGTTTGTAGCTTCTAAAGAGGCATAA
- a CDS encoding cell division protein ZapA, whose amino-acid sequence MSQGAAGLLEESDALTNEVEVELLGKRYTFRSSCGKNEVERVAGLVNKLAGDLRGVFPSTSSSRISMLAMMQLGYELLLLQDEYLSLKESFEQEGKRLLGLIE is encoded by the coding sequence TTGAGCCAAGGGGCCGCGGGTTTGCTTGAGGAGAGCGATGCTCTCACAAACGAGGTAGAGGTGGAGCTTCTGGGCAAGCGATATACTTTCCGAAGTTCTTGCGGTAAGAACGAGGTGGAGAGGGTTGCCGGGCTTGTCAACAAGCTGGCGGGAGACTTGCGCGGGGTATTTCCATCAACGTCGAGTTCCAGGATATCTATGCTTGCAATGATGCAGCTTGGATATGAGCTTTTGCTGCTTCAGGATGAGTATCTGTCGCTAAAAGAGAGTTTTGAGCAAGAGGGCAAGCGGCTTCTGGGGTTGATAGAATGA
- the rny gene encoding ribonuclease Y: MNSVVIAVLAVACLSAGYLLRKHLVEIKFKRAQDLAEEIVKDAQEKAETAKRESQLKSKDELYRLKEELEREMKGQGEKLRQFEMRLLQKEESLDRRVDSFERRERLLAKKERENAGRERELNLLKEKRRALLKEAQQEVVRVAGLTRNEARDALMREMVADASERSARAVRDIEAEAREQADKVSREIISTAIQRCATEYAAETSVAVVYLPNDEMKGRIIGREGRNIRALELATGVDLIVDDTPEAVIVSCFDGIKRKIAEVALDRLIADGRIHPARIEEVVGKVRKEIDAKIIEEGEQALFEGRVGKVHPELVKLLGRLKYRTSYGQNVLQHSKEVAHIAGIMASELGADSRTARRSGLLHDIGKAVDHEVEGTHAEIGANLARKYGESDAVVEAVGRHHDSDLREAQVGTVLVQAADALSASRPGARREVLESYIKRLEKLEQIASSFKGVNKTYAIQAGREIRILVDQDQVQDDGASSLARDVAEKIENELEYPGQIKVTVIRETRAIDYAK; encoded by the coding sequence GTGAATTCAGTGGTTATTGCTGTGCTTGCAGTGGCTTGTCTTTCTGCCGGCTACTTGCTTAGAAAGCACTTGGTGGAGATAAAGTTCAAGCGAGCACAGGATCTTGCAGAAGAGATCGTAAAGGACGCCCAGGAGAAGGCGGAGACTGCCAAACGCGAATCGCAGTTGAAGAGCAAGGATGAGCTGTATCGGCTCAAGGAGGAGCTGGAGCGCGAGATGAAGGGCCAGGGGGAGAAGCTCCGTCAGTTTGAGATGAGGTTGCTGCAGAAGGAGGAGAGCCTGGACCGGCGGGTTGACAGTTTCGAGAGGAGGGAGCGTCTTTTGGCCAAGAAGGAGCGTGAGAATGCAGGTCGGGAGCGTGAGCTGAACCTTCTTAAAGAGAAACGGCGGGCACTATTGAAAGAGGCTCAACAGGAGGTTGTGCGAGTGGCTGGTCTCACCCGTAACGAGGCCCGGGACGCTCTTATGAGGGAAATGGTTGCGGATGCGAGCGAGCGGTCGGCCAGGGCAGTACGGGACATTGAGGCTGAGGCGCGTGAGCAGGCAGACAAGGTGTCTCGTGAGATCATCTCCACAGCCATTCAGCGTTGTGCCACCGAGTATGCGGCAGAGACGAGCGTGGCGGTTGTCTATCTTCCGAACGACGAGATGAAGGGGCGGATAATCGGTCGCGAGGGCCGCAACATTCGTGCGCTTGAGCTCGCGACTGGGGTTGATCTGATAGTTGACGACACCCCGGAGGCAGTCATCGTTTCGTGTTTCGATGGCATCAAGCGGAAGATAGCGGAGGTGGCTCTTGACAGATTGATTGCCGACGGCCGGATACATCCTGCTCGAATAGAGGAGGTCGTGGGCAAGGTTCGCAAAGAGATCGATGCCAAGATAATCGAAGAAGGCGAGCAAGCTCTGTTTGAGGGGAGAGTCGGAAAAGTGCATCCTGAGCTTGTCAAGCTGCTCGGGCGCCTGAAGTACAGAACCAGCTACGGGCAGAACGTTCTGCAGCACTCAAAAGAGGTGGCGCATATAGCTGGGATAATGGCCAGCGAGCTCGGCGCAGACTCCCGGACTGCGCGTCGTTCAGGGCTTTTGCATGACATTGGGAAGGCAGTCGATCACGAGGTCGAGGGCACCCATGCTGAGATCGGGGCCAACTTAGCTCGCAAGTATGGCGAATCGGACGCCGTGGTTGAGGCTGTAGGAAGACATCACGACTCCGATCTTAGGGAGGCCCAGGTCGGCACCGTCCTTGTGCAGGCCGCAGACGCCCTTTCCGCATCCAGGCCCGGGGCGAGGCGCGAGGTCTTGGAGAGCTACATCAAGCGCCTCGAGAAGCTGGAACAGATAGCGTCTTCGTTCAAGGGAGTGAATAAAACTTACGCTATTCAGGCCGGCAGAGAGATCAGGATTCTGGTCGATCAAGACCAGGTTCAGGACGACGGGGCGAGTTCGCTGGCCCGAGATGTGGCCGAGAAGATCGAGAATGAGCTGGAATATCCTGGGCAGATAAAGGTTACCGTCATAAGGGAGACTAGAGCTATAGATTACGCTAAATAG